ATGGCCGTTCCGTCGCGCCCGGACCTCGATGGTGCCGTTGTGGTCGGTTCGGTACACCCTCGCCCCCACGCTGCACCACAGCGCCACGACCTGGGGCGATGGGTGGCCGTACGAGTTCTCGGCGCCGACCGAGATCACGGCCACCCGCGGCCGCGTCGCGCGCGCCCAAGCCTCGGAGGTGCCGTTCCAACTGCCGTGATGAGCCACTTTGAGCACGGTCACCCTTGGGATGGAATCGCTCTCAAGCCACCACTCCAGCTCCGACAGCTCGGAATCCCCACTGAATAACGCCCGGAACTCGCCGAACTCGACGATTAGGCCCACGGACTCGAGGTTCTGCTCGCCGTCACCAGGCGGGTTGGACAGCACGCGCACCCAGACCGACCCCAACGTCAGCACTCGGCGGTC
Above is a genomic segment from Gemmatimonadales bacterium containing:
- a CDS encoding MBL fold metallo-hydrolase, coding for MRLPLVALGLVVGLAASAPAQEIRIVFFDVGQGDAALVVTPEGRCVLIDAGHDATPIVRHVQVNCGDTLDLVVASHGHADHIGGMSGVLRSFAVRNYLDNGVPYPTATYRATIQMVATSGAQYLQADRRVLTLGSVWVRVLSNPPGDGEQNLESVGLIVEFGEFRALFSGDSELSELEWWLESDSIPRVTVLKVAHHGSWNGTSEAWARATRPRVAVISVGAENSYGHPSPQVVALWCSVGARVYRTDHNGTIEVRARRNGH